A single region of the Chrysoperla carnea chromosome 5, inChrCarn1.1, whole genome shotgun sequence genome encodes:
- the LOC123299896 gene encoding dihydrolipoyllysine-residue acetyltransferase component of pyruvate dehydrogenase complex, mitochondrial isoform X3: protein MLRTLILTRNQIVRGSVKKLIKNQIVRGLSSECVRRRGHQHRTPRLTEPRYPTLWKDQIYRRYANYPPHIAVALPALSPTMETGTIVSWAKKEGDKLNEGDLLAEIETDKATMGFETPEEGYLAKILYPSGSKDVQIGKIVCIITNNKDDVAAFKDYKAPAGAASAPAASAPAAEAPAPAAPTPAAAPSAPPASDTGGRVYASPMAKRLAEVRKIRLQGKGSGIYGSFKSSDVPEKGESVQVAKEAAKAGAPPSVKAPPPPAPVPGASYIDIPVTSMRATIAKRLVESKQSIPHYYLSSEINVEKLMAFRVEMNKQLEKQKIKLSVNDFIIKAVAATTQRVPEVNSAWMGNVIRQYRNVDVSVAVSTDKGLITPIIKDADRKGVIEISKNMKDLATKARENKLQPQDFVGGTICVSNLGMFDLTFFSAIINPPQSAILAVGGVVNRVIADKDGGFKEAPHIIATLSCDHRVIDGALGAAWLKVLKQNLSDPAAICL from the exons atgttgcgaACGTTAATTTTAACTAGAAACCAAATTGTTAGAGGtagtgttaaaaaattaattaaaaatcaaattgttcGAGGATTGAGCTCGGAATGTGTTAGAAGACGAGGGCATCAACAcag AACACCACGATTGACAGAACCACGGTATCCGACGTTATGGAAAGATCAAATATATCGTCGTTATGCAAATTATCCACCTCATATTGCAGTGGCACTTCCAGCGTTATCGCCCACAATGGAAACTGGAACAATCGTATCATGGGCAAAGAAAGAAGGTGATAAATTGAATGAAGGAGACCTTTTGGCTGAAATTGAAACAGATAAGGCAACAATGGGTTTTGAAACACCTGAAGAAGGGTACTTAGCAAAAATTCTATATCCATCTGGTTCAAAAGATGTAcaaattggaaaaattgtttgtattattacaaataataaagatGATGTAGCAGCATTTAAAGATTATAAAGCTCCGGCTGGAGCAGCTTCAGCGCCTGCAGCTTCTGCACCAGCCGCTGAAGCACCGGCGCCTGCTGCCCCAACTCCTGCAGCCGCACCAAGTGCCCCACCTGCAa GTGACACTGGTGGGCGAGTATATGCAAGTCCTATGGCAAAACGATTAGCGGAAGTTAGAAAAATACGATTACAAGGTAAAGGTTCAGGAATTTACGGCTCATTTAAATCGAGTGATGTACCTGAAAAGGGTGAATCTGTTCAAGTAGCAAAAGAAGCAGCAAAAGCAGGAGCACCACCATCTGTTAAGGCTCCACCACCACCAGCACCTGTACCCGGTGCTTCATACATTGATATACCAGTGACAAGTATGCGAGCAACAATTGCCAAACGTTTAGTTGAATCCAAACAATCAATAccacattattatttaagttcGGAAATCAATGTTGAGAAACTTATGGCATTTAGGGTGGAAATGAACAAACAATTGGAAAAGCAAAAGATTAAACTCAgtgtaaatgattttataattaaagcagTCGCGGCAACTACACAACGAGTACCAGAAGTAAATTCCGCTTGGATGGGAAACGTTATTCGACA atACAGAAACGTAGATGTAAGTGTCGCTGTATCCACTGATAAAGGTTTAATAACTCCAATTATTAAAGATGCTGATCGTAAAGGCGTAatagaaatatcgaaaaacaTGAAAGATTTGGCAACGAAAGCgagagaaaataaattacaaccACAAGATTTTGTGGGTGGCACCATTTGTGTATCGAATTTAGGAATGTTTGATTTAACATTCTTTAGTGCAATCATCAATCCCCCTCAATCAGCAATTTTAGCTGTTGGTGGAGTTGTAAATAGAGTTATTGCTGACAAGGATGGagg ATTTAAAGAAGCACCGCACATAATTGCAACATTAAGCTGTGATCATAGGGTAATCGACGGTGCCCTAGGTGCAGCATGGttgaaagtattaaaacaaaatctatCAGATCCAGCAGCAATTtgtctgtaa
- the LOC123301215 gene encoding integrin beta-nu-like — protein sequence MPTRFHVIFLIIFINFQFTLGKSPNICGTQTTCFNCLDIHEECAWCSKWDDNIQVKCNLKENLLEAGCEEEYIQTGKKSSLEITRDDKLGEFNLDGNLKTIQLKPQHFQIKLSKNKEVTINITVSPAKNYPLDIYFLIDASYSMMDDVNTIIKLGNEIMKSLKELTLNYRLGFGTFSDKPTMPWTQMSPEHLKNPCKGQSLTCKPPYDFKHGLSLTNDTAKFIEQVKQDMITGNLDNVDGGLDALMQVAACEKDVGWLKDTRRIIIMASDSLCHFAGDGKLGGIIKPNDGKCHLDENGFYTHALSLDYPSISQIYKILHQNKINVIFAVTENIMPIYDQIHELIPKFTYVGRLEEDSSNIIHLLKQGYAKIVSKLNLEDNSTSPLRLTYYSNCGQKNGKFVETSTCKNAQIGEVYEFQVKFNLDSCPNNPKDRKQRFIIDEANLGSENIVVDIEMLCGCDCNDPNNVLANSTNCNYHGNEVCGLCECEKPWLGKYCQCDSAVETSLQLDDQCRKNGSIWKCSNRGDCICGTCHCDPGFSGPYCECNDCDRIGGKICNNHGVCDCGECVCEPEYTGTNCECASMHDTCIEEGNTKVCNGRGECKCGQCVCMKVPNFEFIGKYCEILFEGDCTQFVPCVKCIVDGQCGTNKDECKTNETTYNVIELSDNDITNENVCIFREINAKKETCEYKYTYNVLQVNQINLKIYPKNCGTSLVAYVNIWMILGALLIAYIIALIIIKCRNSYKDRIEYARFIENRKFEQTEMNPLYKSPHTFHEVPKELRKID from the exons atgcCGACAAGGtttcatgtgatatttttaataatttttataaattttcaatttacgttag GAAAATCTCCAAATATTTGTGGAACACAAACAACGTGTTTTAATTGTCTTGATATTCATGAAGAATGTGCTTGGTGTTCAAAAtgg gATGATAATATACAAGTTAAGTGTAATTTAAAAGAGAATCTATTAGAAGCTGGATGTGAAGAGGAATATATCCAAACAGGAAAAAAAAGTTCACTGGAAATAACAAGGGATGATAAATTGGGTGAATTTAATCTTgatggaaatttaaaaacaattcaattaaaacctcaacattttcaaatcaaattatcaaaaa ATAAAGaagttacaataaatattacagtCAGTCCAGCAAAAAATTATCCtttggatatatattttttaattgatgcaTCTTATAGTATGATGGACGATGTAAACACAATTATTAAACTTGgaaatgaaattatgaaatcGTTAAAAGAGTTAACATTAAATTATCGCTTGGGATTTGGTACATTCTCGGATAAACCAACAATGCCATGGACTCAAATGAGTCCAGAACATTTAAAGAATCCATGCAAAGGGCAGTCGTTAACGTGTAAACCACCCTACGATTTTAAACATGGTTTATCATTGACCAATGACACAGCAAAATTTATTGAACAG GTAAAACAAGATATGATTACGGGTAACTTGGATAATGTCGATGGTGGGCTAGATGCATTAATGCAAGTGGCTGCATGTGAAAAGGATGTTGGATGGTTGAAGGACACTCGACGAATTATAATTATGGCTAGTGATAGTTTATGCCATTTTGCTGGTGATGGGAAATTAGGTGGTATTATTAAACCAAATGATGGAAAGTGTCATTTAGATGAAAATGGATTTTATACGCATGCATTATCATTGGATTATCCATCCAtttcacaaatatataaaattcttcatcaaaataag ATAAACGTAATATTCGCTGTAACTGAAAATATTATGCCAATTTACGACCAAATACATGAGTTAATTCCAAAATTTACATATGTCGGTCGTTTAGAAGAAGATAGTTCGAATATAATACATTTACTAAAACAAGGATATGCAAAAATCGTATCAAAATTAAACTTAGAAGATAATTCAACATCCCCATTACGCCTAacatattattcaaattgtggtcagaaaaacggaaaatttgtGGAAACATCCACTTGCAAAAATGCTCAAATTGGAGAAGTTTATGAgtttcaagtaaaatttaatcttgATAGTTGCCCTAATAATCCAAAAGACCGA AAACAAAGGTTTATTATTGATGAAGCGAATTTAGGATCAGAAAATATAGTTGTTGACATTGAAATGCTATGTGGTTGCGATTGTAACGATCCTAATAATGTTTTAGCAAATAGTACGAATTGTAACTATCATGGAAATGAAGTTTGTGGATTATGTGAATGTGAAAAACCATG gcTTGGCAAATATTGCCAATGTGATTCGGCAGTAGAAACATCCTTACAGCTTGACGATCAGTGTCGAAAAAATGGATCTATATGGAAATGTTCTAATCG AGGTGACTGTATTTGTGGAACCTGCCATTGTGATCCTGGATTTTCGGGCCCCTACTGTGAGTGTAACGATTGTGACAG GATTGGTGGAAAAATTTGTAACAATCATGGGGTTTGTGATTGTGGTGAATGCGTTTGTGAGCCCGAATACACAGGTACAAATTGTGAGTGTGCCTCAATGCATGATACATGCATTGAAGAGGGAAATACAAAAGTGTGTAACGGCCGTGGCGAATGTAAATGTGGCCAAtgtgtttgtatgaaagtaccaaattttgaatttattggtaaatattgtgaaatattGTTCGAGGGTGACTGTACACAATTTGTACCGTGTGTCAAATGTATTGTGGATGGCCAATGTGGTACAAACAAGGATGAGTGTAAAACAAATGAAACTACTTATAATGTCATCGAGCTTAGTGATAACG ataTTACAAAcgaaaatgtatgtatttttcgtGAGATAAATGCAAAAAAGGAAACTTGTGAATACAAATATACTTACAATGTATTACAAGtgaatcaaattaatttaaaaatatatccaaaaaattgtgGTACTTCTTTAGTAGCATACGTTAATATTTGGATGATTTTAGGTGCCTTATTAATTGCCTATATCATAGcactaattattataaaatgtcgtAATTCCTATAAAGATCGTATTGAATATGCAcgattcatagaaaatagaaaatttgaacAAACTGAAATGAATCCTTTATATAAATCGCCACATACTTTCCATGAAGTTCCAAAAGAACTACGTAAAATCGACTAA
- the LOC123299896 gene encoding dihydrolipoyllysine-residue acetyltransferase component of pyruvate dehydrogenase complex, mitochondrial isoform X2 → MLRTLILTRNQIVRGSVKKLIKNQIVRGLSSECVRRRGHQHRTPRLTEPRYPTLWKDQIYRRYANYPPHIAVALPALSPTMETGTIVSWAKKEGDKLNEGDLLAEIETDKATMGFETPEEGYLAKILYPSGSKDVQIGKIVCIITNNKDDVAAFKDYKAPAGAASAPAASAPAAEAPAPAAPTPAAAPSAPPANLPVHTTVALPALSPTMETGNIASWAKKEGDKLNEGDLLAEIETDKATMGFETPEEGYLAKILVPAGAKNVTVGKLVCIIVSDQADIAAFKDYTDSPAPSPSAQPAAPTPAASAPSPSLSVSSHTGDTGGRVYASPMAKRLAEVRKIRLQAKEAAKAGAPPSVKAPPPPAPVPGASYIDIPVTSMRATIAKRLVESKQSIPHYYLSSEINVEKLMAFRVEMNKQLEKQKIKLSVNDFIIKAVAATTQRVPEVNSAWMGNVIRQYRNVDVSVAVSTDKGLITPIIKDADRKGVIEISKNMKDLATKARENKLQPQDFVGGTICVSNLGMFDLTFFSAIINPPQSAILAVGGVVNRVIADKDGGFKEAPHIIATLSCDHRVIDGALGAAWLKVLKQNLSDPAAICL, encoded by the exons atgttgcgaACGTTAATTTTAACTAGAAACCAAATTGTTAGAGGtagtgttaaaaaattaattaaaaatcaaattgttcGAGGATTGAGCTCGGAATGTGTTAGAAGACGAGGGCATCAACAcag AACACCACGATTGACAGAACCACGGTATCCGACGTTATGGAAAGATCAAATATATCGTCGTTATGCAAATTATCCACCTCATATTGCAGTGGCACTTCCAGCGTTATCGCCCACAATGGAAACTGGAACAATCGTATCATGGGCAAAGAAAGAAGGTGATAAATTGAATGAAGGAGACCTTTTGGCTGAAATTGAAACAGATAAGGCAACAATGGGTTTTGAAACACCTGAAGAAGGGTACTTAGCAAAAATTCTATATCCATCTGGTTCAAAAGATGTAcaaattggaaaaattgtttgtattattacaaataataaagatGATGTAGCAGCATTTAAAGATTATAAAGCTCCGGCTGGAGCAGCTTCAGCGCCTGCAGCTTCTGCACCAGCCGCTGAAGCACCGGCGCCTGCTGCCCCAACTCCTGCAGCCGCACCAAGTGCCCCACCTGCAa ACTTACCGGTACACACAACTGTAGCATTACCGGCTCTATCACCCACTATGGAAACTGGAAATATTGCTAGTTGGGCAAAAAAAGAAGGTGACAAATTAAATGAGGGTGATTTATTAGCGGAAATTGAAACAGATAAAGCGACAATGGGCTTTGAAACACCCGAAGAAGGTTATCTGGCAAAAATTCTAGTACCAGCAGGTGCAAAAAATGTAACTGTTGGAAAATTAGTGTGTATTATCGTATCCGATCAAGCAGATATTGCAGCTTTTAAAGATTATACTGATAGTCCAGCACCGTCACCTTCAGCGCAACCGGCTGCTCCAACTCCGGCCGCTTCAGCACCGTCTCCTTCATTATCGGTATCAAGTCATACAG GTGACACTGGTGGGCGAGTATATGCAAGTCCTATGGCAAAACGATTAGCGGAAGTTAGAAAAATACGATTACAAG CAAAAGAAGCAGCAAAAGCAGGAGCACCACCATCTGTTAAGGCTCCACCACCACCAGCACCTGTACCCGGTGCTTCATACATTGATATACCAGTGACAAGTATGCGAGCAACAATTGCCAAACGTTTAGTTGAATCCAAACAATCAATAccacattattatttaagttcGGAAATCAATGTTGAGAAACTTATGGCATTTAGGGTGGAAATGAACAAACAATTGGAAAAGCAAAAGATTAAACTCAgtgtaaatgattttataattaaagcagTCGCGGCAACTACACAACGAGTACCAGAAGTAAATTCCGCTTGGATGGGAAACGTTATTCGACA atACAGAAACGTAGATGTAAGTGTCGCTGTATCCACTGATAAAGGTTTAATAACTCCAATTATTAAAGATGCTGATCGTAAAGGCGTAatagaaatatcgaaaaacaTGAAAGATTTGGCAACGAAAGCgagagaaaataaattacaaccACAAGATTTTGTGGGTGGCACCATTTGTGTATCGAATTTAGGAATGTTTGATTTAACATTCTTTAGTGCAATCATCAATCCCCCTCAATCAGCAATTTTAGCTGTTGGTGGAGTTGTAAATAGAGTTATTGCTGACAAGGATGGagg ATTTAAAGAAGCACCGCACATAATTGCAACATTAAGCTGTGATCATAGGGTAATCGACGGTGCCCTAGGTGCAGCATGGttgaaagtattaaaacaaaatctatCAGATCCAGCAGCAATTtgtctgtaa
- the LOC123300445 gene encoding phosphatidylinositol 4-phosphate 5-kinase 1-like, whose product MGKEKKHIEYGKFLMKRGDKYTGYYYRNSHGDVFRHGHGIYETSDGQTYEGLWAMDHLVNNDSVKIVYEDDCMYEGTLQNYLYDGYGTYTFSGGSRLQGTFRKNKPIAKIELIDPNGNKWNGQFLSERNCILQIRNVFYRNIPPNLGLPSYELQFGFENNEDAANLERTLHSSSQIIEDQLVPNKSRYDRNQADGKSIDHQYF is encoded by the exons ATGggcaaagaaaaaaaacatatagaATATGGAAAATTCCTAATGAAAAGGGGTGATAAATACACTGGctattattatagaaatagcCATGGAGATGTGTTTCGACATG GTCATGGTATATATGAAACTAGCGATGGCCAAACTTATGAAGGTTTATGGGCGATGGATCATTTAGTCAATAATGATTCAGTAAAAATAGTTTATGAAGATGATTGCATGTACGAAGGTACCTTACAAAACTATCTTTACGATGGATATGGAACCTACACATTTTCGGGTGGTTCAAGACTTCAAGGTacttttcgtaaaaataaaccaattgcaaaaattgaattgatagATCCTAATGGAAACAAATGGAACGgacaatttttgtctgaacgTAATTGTATATTACAAATACGTAATGTTTTTTATCGGAATATTCCACCAAACTTAGGATTACCATCATACGAACTTCAGTTTGGCTTCGAGAACAACGAAGATGCTGCAAATCTTGAACGGACGTTACATAGTTCTTCTCAAATAATAGAAGATCAACTTGTTCCAAATAAAAGTAGATATG ATAGAAACCAAGCAGACGGAAAATCGATAgaccatcaatatttctag
- the LOC123299896 gene encoding dihydrolipoyllysine-residue acetyltransferase component of pyruvate dehydrogenase complex, mitochondrial isoform X1 produces MLRTLILTRNQIVRGSVKKLIKNQIVRGLSSECVRRRGHQHRTPRLTEPRYPTLWKDQIYRRYANYPPHIAVALPALSPTMETGTIVSWAKKEGDKLNEGDLLAEIETDKATMGFETPEEGYLAKILYPSGSKDVQIGKIVCIITNNKDDVAAFKDYKAPAGAASAPAASAPAAEAPAPAAPTPAAAPSAPPANLPVHTTVALPALSPTMETGNIASWAKKEGDKLNEGDLLAEIETDKATMGFETPEEGYLAKILVPAGAKNVTVGKLVCIIVSDQADIAAFKDYTDSPAPSPSAQPAAPTPAASAPSPSLSVSSHTGDTGGRVYASPMAKRLAEVRKIRLQGKGSGIYGSFKSSDVPEKGESVQVAKEAAKAGAPPSVKAPPPPAPVPGASYIDIPVTSMRATIAKRLVESKQSIPHYYLSSEINVEKLMAFRVEMNKQLEKQKIKLSVNDFIIKAVAATTQRVPEVNSAWMGNVIRQYRNVDVSVAVSTDKGLITPIIKDADRKGVIEISKNMKDLATKARENKLQPQDFVGGTICVSNLGMFDLTFFSAIINPPQSAILAVGGVVNRVIADKDGGFKEAPHIIATLSCDHRVIDGALGAAWLKVLKQNLSDPAAICL; encoded by the exons atgttgcgaACGTTAATTTTAACTAGAAACCAAATTGTTAGAGGtagtgttaaaaaattaattaaaaatcaaattgttcGAGGATTGAGCTCGGAATGTGTTAGAAGACGAGGGCATCAACAcag AACACCACGATTGACAGAACCACGGTATCCGACGTTATGGAAAGATCAAATATATCGTCGTTATGCAAATTATCCACCTCATATTGCAGTGGCACTTCCAGCGTTATCGCCCACAATGGAAACTGGAACAATCGTATCATGGGCAAAGAAAGAAGGTGATAAATTGAATGAAGGAGACCTTTTGGCTGAAATTGAAACAGATAAGGCAACAATGGGTTTTGAAACACCTGAAGAAGGGTACTTAGCAAAAATTCTATATCCATCTGGTTCAAAAGATGTAcaaattggaaaaattgtttgtattattacaaataataaagatGATGTAGCAGCATTTAAAGATTATAAAGCTCCGGCTGGAGCAGCTTCAGCGCCTGCAGCTTCTGCACCAGCCGCTGAAGCACCGGCGCCTGCTGCCCCAACTCCTGCAGCCGCACCAAGTGCCCCACCTGCAa ACTTACCGGTACACACAACTGTAGCATTACCGGCTCTATCACCCACTATGGAAACTGGAAATATTGCTAGTTGGGCAAAAAAAGAAGGTGACAAATTAAATGAGGGTGATTTATTAGCGGAAATTGAAACAGATAAAGCGACAATGGGCTTTGAAACACCCGAAGAAGGTTATCTGGCAAAAATTCTAGTACCAGCAGGTGCAAAAAATGTAACTGTTGGAAAATTAGTGTGTATTATCGTATCCGATCAAGCAGATATTGCAGCTTTTAAAGATTATACTGATAGTCCAGCACCGTCACCTTCAGCGCAACCGGCTGCTCCAACTCCGGCCGCTTCAGCACCGTCTCCTTCATTATCGGTATCAAGTCATACAG GTGACACTGGTGGGCGAGTATATGCAAGTCCTATGGCAAAACGATTAGCGGAAGTTAGAAAAATACGATTACAAGGTAAAGGTTCAGGAATTTACGGCTCATTTAAATCGAGTGATGTACCTGAAAAGGGTGAATCTGTTCAAGTAGCAAAAGAAGCAGCAAAAGCAGGAGCACCACCATCTGTTAAGGCTCCACCACCACCAGCACCTGTACCCGGTGCTTCATACATTGATATACCAGTGACAAGTATGCGAGCAACAATTGCCAAACGTTTAGTTGAATCCAAACAATCAATAccacattattatttaagttcGGAAATCAATGTTGAGAAACTTATGGCATTTAGGGTGGAAATGAACAAACAATTGGAAAAGCAAAAGATTAAACTCAgtgtaaatgattttataattaaagcagTCGCGGCAACTACACAACGAGTACCAGAAGTAAATTCCGCTTGGATGGGAAACGTTATTCGACA atACAGAAACGTAGATGTAAGTGTCGCTGTATCCACTGATAAAGGTTTAATAACTCCAATTATTAAAGATGCTGATCGTAAAGGCGTAatagaaatatcgaaaaacaTGAAAGATTTGGCAACGAAAGCgagagaaaataaattacaaccACAAGATTTTGTGGGTGGCACCATTTGTGTATCGAATTTAGGAATGTTTGATTTAACATTCTTTAGTGCAATCATCAATCCCCCTCAATCAGCAATTTTAGCTGTTGGTGGAGTTGTAAATAGAGTTATTGCTGACAAGGATGGagg ATTTAAAGAAGCACCGCACATAATTGCAACATTAAGCTGTGATCATAGGGTAATCGACGGTGCCCTAGGTGCAGCATGGttgaaagtattaaaacaaaatctatCAGATCCAGCAGCAATTtgtctgtaa
- the LOC123301214 gene encoding chitin deacetylase 1 — MQLLYIDGDSTTSKNHTRTIRSTRDVPCYEDGRFYRDPNRPTSKLWSAGECARYYLCLDGEVFEFKCSAGLLFDVKRQICDFKLNVDNCDITAEAVIPKPILEAEHCHEEELACADGTCLPSEYFCDGSVDCPDTSDEGWCDANHDPNAASACDPRTCLLPDCYCSRDGTLIPGKIEPTQVPQMIILTFDDAINFENWDLYTQTLFTPQRKNPNGCPIHATFYVSHQYTDYAKTQKLWNDGHEIAIHSITHRGPEEWWSHNATIEDWFDEMVGQANIINRFAGVRMEELRGMRVPFLRVGWNRQFLMMKEFGFVYDSSMVAPYSDPPLWPYTLDHKMPHSCTGNRQNCPSRSYPGIWEMVMNQLSANEYTCGMVDSCPPHLNGPEVYTMLMHNFKRHYKTNRAPYGLYFHTTWFKKPEYLEAFTKFVDEILKLPDVYFVTAWQAIQWMRNPTPINAISTFEPFNCKRQFEPNEIACNLPKVCKLRSRVHQQERFMYTCTECPEQYPWIRNEFGLD; from the exons atgcAACTGTTATATATAGATGGCGATTCAACAACATCGAAAAACCATACAAGAACTATACGAAGTACCAGAGATGTACCTTGCTATGAAGATGGACGTTTTTACCGTGATCCAAATCGTCCAACAAGTAAATTATGGTCAGCTGGCGAATGTGCacgatattatttatgtttagacGGTGaagtatttgaatttaaatgctCCGCTGGTTTATTGTTCGATGTAAAACGGCAGATATgcgattttaaattaaatgtagaCAATTGTGATATTACAGCAg AGGCAGTAATTCCGAAACCAATCTTAGAAGCAGAACATTGCCACGAAGAAGAATTAGCCTGTGCTGATGGCACATGTTTGCCCTCTGAATATTTTTGTGATGGCTCCGTGGATTGTCCAGATACCAGTGACGAAGGATGGTGTGACGCAAACCATGATCCAAACGCCGCAAGCGCTTGTGATCCTCGAACATGTTTATTACCCGACTGCTATTGTTCTAGAGATG gaACACTAATACCTGGAAAAATAGAGCCAACTCAAGTACCACAAATGATAATACTTACATTTGACGATGCAATTAACTTCGAAAATTGGGATTTATATACACAGACACTATTTACACCACAGCGAAAAAATCCAAACGGTTGCCCAATCCatgctacattttatgtcagtCATCAATACACAGACTATGCCAAAACGCAAAAATTATGGAATGATGGTCACGAAATTGCTATACATTCGATTAc ACATCGGGGCCCCGAGGAATGGTGGTCACACAATGCCACAATTGAAGATTGGTTTGATGAAATGGTTGGCCAGGCAAATATTATTAATCGTTTTGCTGGTGTTCGTATGGAAGAGTTGCGTGGAATGCGTGTACCATTTTTGAGAGTTGGTTGGAATCGACAATTTTTAATGATGAAAGAGTTTGGTTTTGTTTATGATAGTTCAATGGTGGCACCATATTCAGATCCACCTTTATGGCCATATACACTTGATCATAAAATGCCACATTCTTGCACAG GAAATCGTCAAAATTGTCCATCACGATCATATCCTGGGATCTGGGAAATGGTAATGAATCAATTAAGTGCCAATGAGTACACTTGTGGTATGGTCGATTCATGTCCACCACATTTAAACGGCCCCGAAGTATATACAATGCTTATGCATAATTTTAAACGTCATTATAAAACAAATCGAGCTCCATATGGACTCTACTTCCATACAACATGGTTCAAAAAACCAGAATACTTGGAAGCATTTACG AAATTTGtggatgaaatattaaaattacccGATGTATACTTCGTTACTGCATGGCAAGCGATACAATGGATGCGAAATCCAACACCCATAAATGCAATATCCACATTTGAGCCATTCAATTGTAAACGACAATTTGAACCAAATGAAATTGCATGCAATTTACCAAAAGTTTGTAAGCTACGAAGTCGAGTACATCAACAAGAGCGGTTTATGTATACATGTACTGAATGTCCCGAGCAATATCCTTGGATACGAAATGAATTTGGTTTAGATTAA